GATGCATATGTATCCTTTGTTAAGAAGAATATATTTCAATTTAAAGCTTACAAATCCATTGATAGATGATGTATACAGTAGATATTCAGATGTCTTTATGATTGCTTTAAAATTTTCTGAAATGATAAAGGAAATATGGGGATTCGAACTTTCTAGTGATGAAATGGGATACATTACCATGCATTTTGCAGCCCATATGGAAAGGGAGAAACAAAAACAATTAAGTTCTTATAAAAAAATTCTATTATCGTACGGATCAGGAGCTGGATCGGCTGATCTACTTAAAATGAAACTCGAAACACTTTTCCAAGGTGCAACCATTAATGTCGTTCTATACAGTGAACTTCAATCGGTTCATCTAGAAGAATATGATTTATTGGTTTCATCCCATCCGATTCGTTTTGATAATATTTCAATTCCGTATATTCAAGTAGCACCAATATTAACTGAGACGGATATCCAGAGAATTCGTCGTACGCTTACTAGGTATCCAGCGAGTAGAGTTAATGCACCAACTCTCTTATCTCTGTTTCATTCAGAAATGTTTTATATAGAATATACTAGAGAGTCTTTTGACTACAAAGCTTACATTAAAGAAAAAGCGAAAAGAGTTGTTGAATTGGGTTTTGCAACACCTGAATATCCTGATTTGGTTGTCGAACGAGAAGAAAAAATATCGACGATTCTTCAAAATGGGTTAGCAGTGCCACATGCATTAAAAATGGTTGCGATTCAAGATTCAATAAGTGTTGTGATATTTAAGAATCCACCCACTTATGATGGAAAAGTAGTTCAAATACTTTTTTTAATTAATCTACGTGCTGGAGACTTGTTTTTACATAAGGAGTTAAGTCGATTAGTTTTACATTTAATGGATCATCCCGAAGCGAAGCAGAGAATTCTGAAGTCAAATAACTTCAATGATTTTCAGTACGAGATTTCTAAAATATTATTTTGCTAGACTAACAAATTCCCGCAAATTATATGAAGGGAGTTGAAAGCAGACAGGGAATGAAGGGTTTAGAAGGTAATTTTACAATCAAAAAAGGATTACTTAGGAGGAAGGTAAATGAAAAGAAGTAAATGGCATTTTGGTAAACCTGTTACGGCTGCACTTTTAGCTGCTTCAATGATTGCTGGTAATTTTGGTAGTGTAGATGTTAATGCTGCTCCTACTAAATCAGCTCAATCTTTTACTGTAGCTCCTGTTTCAACTGGCACAAGCATTTATATGAATACTACACAAATCACTCATGCAAAACCTACCGGTCTAGATACAACAAAGCCCGTAAAATGGACAACTTCTGATCCATATGTTGCCTATGTTGATATGGTTGGCAACGAAAAAGGTGATTTTAGCGGAAAGATTTTAGGGGTATCTGGTGGTACGGCAAAAATCACTGGTACTGGAGTGGATACAACTGGTGCTGCTAAAACTGTAGAGATTACTGTTACTGTAGTAGAAGCACAAGCTACTACTAATCTTGAAAAATTAGTTTACTACTATAATGCTGGGGATGATAGGATACCAGCTGCCCTTTTAACATCCACTTGGAAAACAACAAATATTCCTACTGCTCCAGCAGGAACTAAATTTCCTTCTAAAAGCTATGTTGGCTATGTAAATGGAGAAAATGGCGTAAAATGGTTGGTTTCAAAAGATACTTTAATCAAGTCAAACGATAAAATTATTCTTGGTGTTGAAAAACCTCATGGAGTAATTACTGGTATCGTATCTGATGCAATTACACTTTACGATCCTAACTTATCTTCGGCTGATCAAATTCAATATTTGCAAGGTGGGAGATATATTCCACAAACTGGTGAATCTTCAGGTTCTGGTACTAATAATGCTGGTAATACTGCAACATTTAACGCAAAAGAAGTGATTACCAACATCATGCCTGATGGTAATAATGGACTTTGGATTCTTGGTGAAAAAGGAAACGCAACTCACATTGTGAGAAAGCAAATGTCCTTACAAAGTAAAGCATTACTTCAAACAGAAATTTCAAGAAACTATACAGACAGATACGGATTCCAATCTGGTAATATGAGATTCACTACTCAAGAGGACATGATTAAAGCACTTATGACAGCTGATAAAGATGTTGCTAGAGGAAACTATGATACTGACAATGACGGTCTTTGGACGACAATGTATGCTTCTGGTGAAATCTGGAGATACAACTACATGAAAAATACATTTGGTCCAAATGATGAAAGAACAAAAGATGCAAAAGCATCTGCTATTCGTGCAGTTGAATCAATCGTAACGCTTGGTTATATATCTGGTACGCAATTAAAAGTTACTTCTCAATACAATGTAAACGACTATGTGTACGTGGTTAAGTCTTATGGTGGAAACGTAAAAACTATCGCTGAAGCAAAAGCATGGCTTAGTGCTAACGAAGGAAAGCCAGTATTCGTTGATGAAAAGGGTAAATATACATTGACTGACACTGGAAATCCTGCTTCAGCTGGTTTCTTTGCTCGTACGTACAAAGTAGACACAAGTAACAATGGCGCTACAATTCCAGAAGCTAGGACATGGGATAATGCATGGATTCAAAAGAAGGCAGGACAAGCTGAAGATATTAATGGAAAAACAGTTTGGTATAATGTCCCTGGATCTTTCAAAAATGGAACTCAAACTGATCTTAAAGCATATGACACAGTTGCAGTACCTCCACGTTTAACTGAAATATTTGCGAACCAAAACGAAGGTTTTGATGCGGATTCAATGGATTTAGACTCAAATAAAGTTATTACAAAGCAACAACATCAACAGATGAATTAGTAGGTCATTATTTTACATTAGACCTAGCATATAAGGCATTCAAAGAAGATGATCCAGAACTAGCAGCGCTTATCAAAAATGATATGATTAACCACACAAATGCACTAGTTTTAAACAACTATTTCCAATTGACTGTTAATGGTGAGAACCCAGCTGAATCTCGTTTTGCTAGTGGTTCTGTTCCTGGAAATGGATTAAACGGTCCGAATGCTCTAACTAGATGGGCAAATATGAACCCTGAATACCTTGATGGTAATAAGGATGCATGGGGAAGAGACGCAGACTATGAAGACGGTCCATTAAATGCGCAATTACAGTTACAAGCACTTGTTGTTGCAAGAGATTTGGGTACGTATACTCCTGAAGAAAAAGCAATCCTTGAAGATCAAGGCATTGATGTAATTGAACCACTTGATTTTGCAAACGAATACAAAGTAATGAATGGCGTAAAGGCGTCAGAAAAAGCTAATGAACACAATGATTTTGAAGTAAGATATCCAAAAACATATAACTCAAAATCGATGCTTGATATGACATTACAATATCTTGCAAGATACTTTGGTATTGCTGCTCATAACGGTGATGATATCGGTGTAAGTGGTGTAACTCACGAATCATACATGAACTATTCTGATGAAGAAGAAGAAGCACTAGCATACTACACATTATCTCACCATGCTGATAAGTTTAACGGTGACGAAATCTTAGAAGGCATGAACCAATGGTGGACAAACGAAAAGAGAGAGAAAAACCCATTCATGACAACTTTCTACACGGCTTCTTTAGGTGCATTGAAAGCTAAAGGTATTGATATCGGACACGCACAAGTTGACCTTGCAGGTTTAGATTGGTATATGACACGTATACCTAACAATTTTATGAACTTTGACGTATTATCAGCAAACAGAAATGACGTAACACACGTAGCACCAAATCTTATGGTTGACCAATTAATTCCTCGTGATGAAGTTATGATGTCCAAGTACAACACAAACATTTTTGGAACGATGGATAGAAGAACGATTGACTCTGGTAACAGTTTAACAATGGAATCTTCAACTGTCATTTCAATGCCTTACTGGATCACTCAAAACCCTGAAGATGCTGCTTATGTAGAAGATTTAGGATCAGAAGTTACTGCACCAATTAATAATGGTACAGAGAGCCTTGAATATCCAACTAATCTAGCATCTATGAATCCTCATGCTAAATATAATGCAGACACACATACATTTACAATTAACGTAGGTGACTCTGTAAAGCTTGATGCTAAAACAACGGGATATATTAAGAATGTATCTTGGGCTACGAATGCTTGGGATCAAGCAGGATATATCAATGGATTACCTACACAAATCAATGCTGAATCAGATGTATTTCAAGTTATTGACCTAAGAAATATAGCAACATACGGTGATGAAGGAAACGTAAGACCAACGGATTTAAGTGTTAATGGCGAGTACTATGGTGCTTATGCAACAGGTTTAAAACCGGGAACAGCTACCGTTACGGCGTATGTTATTGATGGATTCTTTAGAACGCCTGCTAAAATAACATACACAATCAATGTTGTTGATCCTCAGCAATCAGCAAAGCCAATTGCTCCTACTGTGCTTGACAAGAATTCTTTTGCCTATCCAACATGGTTGAAAAATGCAATGGCTGATTCAAATTTAAATACAGATGGAAACAAATTTGTAGAAGTTAGTTACGAATCATCTTCACCAGACGATGTAACTGTTGATAGTGAAACTGGAGAAATTACGTATAAAACAGATAAGCAAGCTTTCATCATTGCTACTGTTGTATACTCTGCAATGACAATTGATGGAGAGCCTAGATTTGAAAACGATAGCCACGTGATGACTTTTGTAAGACCTGTTTCTAAGAAATCGCATCATAAATAATATTAATGTAAACAGTAGCCGCGTAACTATACTAGTTGCCAAAGCTCATTAATATTATTCCATAATTAAATTAAATAAATTATTTTAAAAGGATCTTGGTATAAAGGGAATTTCTGATTTACCAAGATCCTAATCCTTTTAGGAGTGATAATTCAATGAAAAGTAATTTTTTTGAAGAGAAATTTTTACCAATCGCTTCGAAAATAGGTAATCAAAGACATTTGCTTGCCTTACGTGACGGTATTATGTTTGCAATGCCTCTTATGATAATTGGTTCATTTTTCATTATCGTAGCTTGGTTAGAAGCAGAATGGTATCAAAACTTCATGGCAAAAACTTTTGGGGACAATTGGAATGCTTTTGGAGACATCGTTTATAACGGTACAATGGGTATCATCGCTTTAATTGCAGTCTTTGGTGTAGCATACTCGCTAGCAGGCAGTTATAAAGTCGATGGAAAGAATATAGATGGTGTTCCAGCTGGTGTTTTAGCATTAGCAGGATATTTAATTGTTAACATTATGAGCACTTTCAAGGTTGATGAAGAAAGCGTATCAGCCTGGTCACCTGATATTTTTAGTGCACAGTATTTATTTGTTGGATTAATTGTTGCCATAATTACCGCTGAAATTTATCGTTTCTTCTTACAAAAGAAGATGATCATCACATTACCCGATACTGTACCACCAACCGTTTCACGTTCTTTTACAGCCCTTATTCCTGGTTTCGTTATTATTATTTTCTTCTTATTTGTCAGATTTATATTTGCGGAAACTAGTTGGGAAACTTTCGCAACTTTTATACAGGTCGTTGTTACACAACCATTTACGATTTTAGGTTCAACCTACATTGGTACGCTTATCGCAAGTTTAATGGAACATCTCTTATGGAGTTTTGGAATCCATGGTTCATCCATCATCACTTCTGTTATGGAACCTATTTGGATTACAAATGCTGATGCAAACTTAGCAGCAGTAAAAGAGGGTGCAAAGACACTGCCACATATCATTACGTATACATTCTATGAGAATGGTATCTGGATGGGTGGATCAGGTGCTACTTTACCAGTTGCTATCTATATGATGTTTTTAGCAAAATCAAACCTTCTTAAGAAAGTTGGACGTTTGGCGATTGGACCTTCCATTTTTAATGTCAACGAACCAATTATGTTTGGAGTTCCGGTTGTCTTAAACCCATTCTTAATGATTCCTTTCATGCTTGCACCAGTGGCAGTATTAACAGTTACTTATTTTGGTACGTCAATGGGAATTTTCCCACAAACGACGGGTACGATTATTCCGTGGACAACACCATATTTCATCAGTGGTTATCTTATGACTGGCGGTAAAATTATGGGTGTAGTCATGCAATTAGTTGCTTTTGCAGTTGCCTCTGCAATTTGGTTCCCATTCATTAAGATGTGGGATAAGAAAAACTTAGAAATGGAGAAAGCTAATAATATTATAGATTCCAAAGGAAATCTTAATTTTTAGCGAATACTTACTATGGACATGAAAAAGAAAATATTCACTCAGATTCGATTAAAAAGAATAGCTGCTTTTGCAATAGATGCGGTGATTGTCTCAATCCTACTTTCAATTGTTTATAGAATAACAGGATTTGCAAACTTTCCTGTAGTCTTAACAAAGATGATTGAAATTCAAAAAACAATGAGTGAAGCAGCTAGTCAAGAAGCTACTGTACAGGTTATGGCTCTTTTTAATGAAGCCTTTCTCCAATCGCTTTTTATCTGGTTTTGTTATGATGTCTTAACAACCTTAATATTAAGAGGTTCTACAATTGGGAAGATGATCTTTCGATTGAAACTAACACACATCAATAACAAAAAAGGTAAGCTTGCTTATGGATTATTAGTGATTGTTAGAAGTTTCTTTAAATTTTTATCGATGTTTCTTTTTCAAGGCATCCCATTTTTGATATCCGTTATAAGCATATTTGCTAATCCAAACTCATTAGCTGCACACGATCGATTAGCTCGATTACTCGTAGTCAATAAGAACGACGTTACTAGCTTAGAATAGAAGGGGAAAAAATAATGAATATTTTACTTTGTTGTGCTGCCGGCATGTCTACAAGCCTAATTGTTACAAAAATGGAAAAAGCTGCTGCGTCAAAAGGAATTTCAGCACATATTTGGGCAGTTTCCGAATCTGTTGTTCGCTCAGAAATCGAAGAGGCGGATGTGTTATTGTTAGGACCACAAGTACGTTTTCTTTTGAACGAAATGAAAAACATCTGTGGGGAGACAAATATTCCAGTTGAAGTTATTGATATGATGAGCTATGGCTTGTGTGATGGTGCAGCTATTCTCGAGCAAGCAATAAAACTAATAGAATATAAGTAGTATACAAATCGAAAGAAGTGTCTCTTCTTGTATAATGCCTTTTGAAAGCAAATGACTTTGAATTCAAAAGGCATTATGAAGGACATGAAAAAACATTATAATATAAAAAACTTTAAGTTTGAAAATTTTATAGAATACAAGAATACCCAAAGGGTTTTTTAACATAGAAAATTTGTGGCCATAAGCTTAAGAGTTTCAAAATTTCTCTTGAAAGAGGAAGGAGGTCAGTTTTATGGTAAAACATGAAGCAGAAATTTTTACATTGATTTTACATGGTGGAAATGGTCGAAGTGCAGCAATGGAAGCCATTCATGCCGCAAAAGAACAGAATATGGATTTAGCACGCGAGAAATTAAAAGAAGCAAGTGATTCTTTAAATAATGCACATCATATTCAAACATCGCTAATTCAATCTGAGATTGGTGGGAATCCAACAGAAATTTCACTTTTAATGATTCATGCCCAAGATCACCTGATGAATGCGATGACCGTAAAAGACTTGGCAAAAGAGTTCGTTGACTTGTATGAAAGGGGCCTTAAGTAATGTCAAAGAAATTTAAAGTTGTGACAATTGGTGGGGGCTCTAGTTATACGCCGGAACTAGTTGAAGGCATTATTAAGCGTTATGAAAAAATACCAGTTACAGAACTTTGGCTTGTTGATATCGAAGCAGGTCGCAAAAAATTAGAAACAGTTGGTGCGCTATCAAAGCGTATGGTTAAAAAAGCTGGGGTTCCAATTGAGATTCACCTTTCGTATGATCGCCGTGAGGCTTTGAAAGATGCTGATTTCGTTACGACACAGCTTCGTGTTGGGCAATTGGCTGCACGTGCACTTGATGAAAGAATTCCATTAAAACATGGTGTAATCGGGCAAGAAACAAATGGTGCAGGTGGCTTGTTTAAAGCGCTCCGTACGATTCCCGTTATTTTGGATATTTGTAAGGAAGTTGAAGAGCTTTGTCCAAATGCGTGGGTACTTAACTTTACAAACCCTGCAGGTATAGTGACAGAGGCGGCATTTAGATATTCAAATATTAAGAAATTTATTGGCCTTTGTAATATACCGATTGGAATGGAAATGGGTATTGCAAAACTTTTAAACGTGGATCACTCTCGTATTCGTATTGATTTTGCAGGTCTTAATCATATGGTTTTTGGATTAGAAGTTTATCTAGATGGAGTAAGTGTAATAGATAAAGTTCTTGAAATGATCATGGATCCTGCCAATGCAAGTTTTGTAAAAAATATTGACGCGGAGGAATGGGCACCTGAATTCCTAAAGGGTATCAATGTCATCCCATGCTCATACCATCATTACTATTACAAAACATCTGAAATGCTGGCAAGAGAATTGAAAGAATTCGAGTCTAATGAAACGCGTGCAGAAGTCGTACAACGGATTGAAGCATCTCTATTTGAAAAATATAAGGATGAAACGCTAGATGTAAAACCTCCTGAGTTAGAAAAACGTGGTGGCGCCTACTACTCCGATGCGGCTTGTCGTTTGATCTCATCGATTTACAATGATACGCGAGATATTCAACCATTGAATACAATGAACAAGGGGGCAATTTCAGGCTTACCATATAACGGTGCTGTTGAAGTTAGTTGTGTCATTACGAAGGATGGTCCTGTTCCATTATTGATGGGAGAATTGCCAGTTCCAGTTCGAGGATTGATACAAACGATTAAATCCTTTGAGCAGATGGCAATTGAGGCTGCGGTAGAAGGAAGTCGTGAAAAAGCAATCGTTGCATTGACGATCAATCCGCTTGTTGCAAACGATAAAGTGGCTATAGCGATTGTAGACGAAATGCTAGAGGCACACAAAGCATATTTACCAAGGTTTTTTCAAAAAAACAAATTCTGATTGTCAGATATATTATCTGATTTCTTGATAAAAATAAACCGTATACATTTAAAGCAACCTAGTGAGTTTTAGTATGGGACTTACAAATCCATGTAAATAATTATTACGAAGCATTAAAGTGCAATCATCTAATTTATACTAGCAAAAAGTGCATATTGAGTGTCTTTTAGTAATTAATGTTAAGAACGGAAATCGTAAGAGTTTATTTGATAAAAGTTTAACATGGATACATAAAACCGACCGGATCATTATTCGGGGGGTTTATTGATGTTGCTGAGGCTTTAACAGTTGAGGAATATAAAAGATTATTAGTAGCTATTGATGATAAGGATTACTTAGGTTTCAGTACTCTTGTAATCACATTTTTTTACTCGATACATTAATAGGAAAATGTGAACTGCGTGTTGTTCAGCGATTACTTAGCCCCAAGTCCGCCATCAATACTTAATATATTTCCATTACAATAATCAGAGGATTCTGAAGCAAGGTAAATGACAGCTCCAGCTACATCAATATCTCTGCCCAATCTCCTAGAAGGAGTCTTAGTACCTTCCCCGCCCAATCTATTTGCAAGTCACTTCTAAACGACGTGAACCTACTACAACGGTAGCTCCAGCTTTTGCAAGTGCAATTACCATTTGACGTCCCGCTGCCGCCTCGAGGTACTATTGCTGTCTTTCCTGTTAAATCAAAAAATTGTTTCAATTACATGCTTCTTTCCTCCTGTATTGGAAATATTCAAAGGTTTTAAAATCTTCATTATATTGATTATACTTATAATTTTTAATTAAATAAAATTAATGATTTTAATTTGTAAGTAATTATTACTAATATTAAAACAGGGGGAAGCTTGGGGAAAAGGATGTTTGTTAACACGCTAGCCGTTGCTACTGCACTCATTATTAAAGTGGTTGGCTATTATTTTACAGAAGTGCTCCTTTATGGCAACTGGATACAGCCATTCGGCTCCATCCCTGGAAACATCATGCAGGTTGCGATTGCTGGTATAATGGTAATACCTCTTGTAGGACGCTTAAAGAAAAGAGCTTGATTGGTAAAGGGAAGTTGTTCGCAGGACCAACAGTATCTTTAGAAAAAGGATGAAGACACTCACAATTATTGATTTATCAATAGTTGTGAGTGTTTTTTTGTTGCTAAGGCTTTGTTAAAGACAGATGTTGATTTTTCTCACGAAGACCTGATGAAGGACTAATCTCAATGAGGAATCTTCTGATTTGTCTTTCATCATGCTTATGAAGGACTAATCTCACTGGGAACTCTCCTGATTTGTCTTTCATCACGCTTATGAAGGACTAATCTCACTGGGAACTCTTTTGATTTGTCTTTCATCGACCTTTTATACCGTTGTACTAATAATCAACAATGATATTTAACAAAGCTATACAAAAAATAGTTAATTAATTCGCTATCACAAACAACCTCACCCCCAAAATTAACATGCACGTTGCAATTTTGATTTGGGATAAAAACACCATTTTTTCCAACAATAGAAATAGTATGTTGTGAAATGGGTGTGTTTTGAAAAATGAGGAAAATATGGAGTATCTATATTACCGATTGGAAAAATATCTTCAGTGTTCCAACCGTAGCCTTATTTGGTGGTTGGACTTATGCTTCTTCCTTCTGCGTATGCTTGGTTTAATATTAAGTCGATGTGGGATCCGTATGGGAACACTTCAGGGATCATCGTTGCCGTTGCGAATGAAGATGAAGGCGCTGTAGTTCGTTTAACCAAGCAGAAGATTAATGTTGGTGAAGAAACGATAAAAAATCTAAAAAAGAATAAAAAGCTTGGCTGGGTTTTTGTCGACCAGAAAGAGGCCATTCGTGGCGTAAAACATGGGGATTATTATGCTTATCTTATTATTCCAAAGGATTTCTCAAAGAAAATTACAAGTATTTTAGAAGCGAATCCAAAAAAGCCGCAAATTGTTTTTGGTGTAAATGAAAAAATTAATGCCGTAGCTCCTAAAATTGCTGCCA
This genomic stretch from Neobacillus niacini harbors:
- a CDS encoding PTS lactose/cellobiose transporter subunit IIA, whose product is MVKHEAEIFTLILHGGNGRSAAMEAIHAAKEQNMDLAREKLKEASDSLNNAHHIQTSLIQSEIGGNPTEISLLMIHAQDHLMNAMTVKDLAKEFVDLYERGLK
- a CDS encoding RDD family protein, encoding MDMKKKIFTQIRLKRIAAFAIDAVIVSILLSIVYRITGFANFPVVLTKMIEIQKTMSEAASQEATVQVMALFNEAFLQSLFIWFCYDVLTTLILRGSTIGKMIFRLKLTHINNKKGKLAYGLLVIVRSFFKFLSMFLFQGIPFLISVISIFANPNSLAAHDRLARLLVVNKNDVTSLE
- a CDS encoding SDR family oxidoreductase, coding for MGGEGTKTPSRRLGRDIDVAGAVIYLASESSDYCNGNILSIDGGLGAK
- a CDS encoding 6-phospho-beta-glucosidase produces the protein MSKKFKVVTIGGGSSYTPELVEGIIKRYEKIPVTELWLVDIEAGRKKLETVGALSKRMVKKAGVPIEIHLSYDRREALKDADFVTTQLRVGQLAARALDERIPLKHGVIGQETNGAGGLFKALRTIPVILDICKEVEELCPNAWVLNFTNPAGIVTEAAFRYSNIKKFIGLCNIPIGMEMGIAKLLNVDHSRIRIDFAGLNHMVFGLEVYLDGVSVIDKVLEMIMDPANASFVKNIDAEEWAPEFLKGINVIPCSYHHYYYKTSEMLARELKEFESNETRAEVVQRIEASLFEKYKDETLDVKPPELEKRGGAYYSDAACRLISSIYNDTRDIQPLNTMNKGAISGLPYNGAVEVSCVITKDGPVPLLMGELPVPVRGLIQTIKSFEQMAIEAAVEGSREKAIVALTINPLVANDKVAIAIVDEMLEAHKAYLPRFFQKNKF
- a CDS encoding PTS sugar transporter subunit IIB, with amino-acid sequence MNILLCCAAGMSTSLIVTKMEKAAASKGISAHIWAVSESVVRSEIEEADVLLLGPQVRFLLNEMKNICGETNIPVEVIDMMSYGLCDGAAILEQAIKLIEYK
- the celB gene encoding PTS cellobiose transporter subunit IIC, which encodes MKSNFFEEKFLPIASKIGNQRHLLALRDGIMFAMPLMIIGSFFIIVAWLEAEWYQNFMAKTFGDNWNAFGDIVYNGTMGIIALIAVFGVAYSLAGSYKVDGKNIDGVPAGVLALAGYLIVNIMSTFKVDEESVSAWSPDIFSAQYLFVGLIVAIITAEIYRFFLQKKMIITLPDTVPPTVSRSFTALIPGFVIIIFFLFVRFIFAETSWETFATFIQVVVTQPFTILGSTYIGTLIASLMEHLLWSFGIHGSSIITSVMEPIWITNADANLAAVKEGAKTLPHIITYTFYENGIWMGGSGATLPVAIYMMFLAKSNLLKKVGRLAIGPSIFNVNEPIMFGVPVVLNPFLMIPFMLAPVAVLTVTYFGTSMGIFPQTTGTIIPWTTPYFISGYLMTGGKIMGVVMQLVAFAVASAIWFPFIKMWDKKNLEMEKANNIIDSKGNLNF